Below is a window of Turneriella parva DSM 21527 DNA.
GCAAATATAGCCTGAGTATTCTCTGTGTTGGTCTTCGGTACAATCTTGCAGCCTAACAGAAAGCGGCTATGCGCATCTGTTATGGTCACAGGATCACAGCGCAGGCCATTGCCCACAGTGAAATGGCCTTTGAAATCGGCGCACCAAACATCATTAGGCTCCGTCACATGCGATAACGGATATACCGGCACGGCTTTGCGCTGCCGTTTTTGCTTTCGGGTCAGACCTTTGCGGCTAAGAATTCGGCCAACGGTGCTTGGACACGGCCAGTCTGAAACACCAGGATAACGCCGTTTTATCAAGGCCAAGAGTTTCCGGGCACCCCAGGTTGGATGGCTGTCCCGCGCCCTGATAATCATTTCGACGATCTTGGGTCTTACCGCCTTGGGTTGCCTCTTGGGCGCCCGAGACCGGTCTTTGAGCCCATCCAACCCTTGGGATTCATATTGCTCGAGGTATTTGTATCCGGTGACACGACTAATGCCGAACTCCCGGCAAAGGTCTGTCATCGACCAGCCACCCTCTTTCCAGGCGACCACGAATTTCATCCGCTCTTCATACACATTAGTCTCCTTCCATGGCATCGAATACCTCCGATGCCTGAAATGGACAAATGGCTGATTTGTTAAGTATGTGCTGAGCGAGTTTTGTAAGCTATGTGATGACTACGTACCCAAATCAACGTACCGACACATAGTTAACACTTTAGACTCAACCTGCCTGGATACTCGTCTGCCGCCTGAAGACAATCCACGCGACAAAACAAGCAATGCCACCGAACACGAATGGTAGCGGCAACCAGGCAGCATAGAGGCTGGTTGCGACCAGCGGCGCGACAAACCGTGCCATCGATGCCAGCGCCTGCAAATTACCCATAGTTTGTCCCTGGGTCGTTGTGGCCGCCCGCAGCGAAGCATAGGCCTGTATAGACGGCGCACTAAAGCCCAGCGCAAGCGTCATAAAAACGATTAGCATAGTTAATAAAACAGTCTTGATAGTCAGCCCAAAAATGAGCGTCGCGGGCATATAGCCAATCCAGGGCAGCAGCAGCATTCCCATGGCGCTCGCTAAAAATCCGGCACGCACCCAATATTCTGGCGGCCGGCGCTTTTCAACGCGCCGATAGATGCCACCCTGTACAATCGCCAGAATAAGCCCCTGCGCCCCAAAATAATAATAGGTATCCTTCAGATCGAAGCCATACTGGTGCTGCAAGATCCAAGCAAAAAGCACCTCAAACGCCACAAAACTCAGTTGCGTCAGCAGGTGTGCAACATAGATGGCTCGGTCTCCCACCCGGGCAAGCGACTGCACAACCGCCACAAGCGCCGAACACCCATCGCTTCCGCTTGCCCTACCCCAGATGTCGCCACGATTAAACATAATCATAATCGGCGGCAACACAGACAACAGTAGCGGCACAATTCCAATGAACCAAAAGTGATTAATTTCCGGCATATCGAGATTGATGTGATGCTTAATTTTAATCATCACCACCCCCAAAAAGGGTCCGAGAACGAATCCCATGCCGATGGCTGCACCCAGAAGCCCCATGGCCCGCGGCCGCTCGTCAGCAGAGGTATTATCGGCCAGAATACTTTGCGCAATTGCAATGTTTCCCCCGGTGATACCGCTGACGATGCGGCCAAACAAGAAAACCCAGTAGGAGCTCGAAAGTATCCAAATCACATAGCTGGCCAGATTGCCAATCGCTGAAAAGAGAAATACCGGCCTTCTGCCATAGATATCAGATAACCGGCCGATAAACGGCGCGCTGAGCATCTGCGCACCCGAATAAGAGGCCATCAAGACCCCCATGAACACCTCGGGCGGCCAGGATGCCGAGGTGCCATTCTGAACGAGATACGCCGTCAGATCGCGTAAAACTGGGATAATAACCCCAAAACCGAGCATATCGAGAAAAACAATGAGGTAAACAACCTTCAGGTTTGGGCGTGCCACTACTGCATGAACCAAAGCAGACACAGCCGGTCAAAGATTCTCAGGTTTTTGTGCTTGACCTTGTGTTCTAAATAGAATATTCGATTTAGAACATGCCCTCGTTCAACCCCTTGCGCACCCTGCTGCTCGCATACCTGCAATCGGTTCCCGATGGCACAGTAAGCCGCTACGAAGCCATGACCAATATCAATCTATTCTTTTCGAGAATCGACAAGCCCTACTCCCCAGGTGCAATTTATCACGAAACCGGCAAGCTCGAGCACGAGAGAATGATTGAAATTAAGCGTGATAAGATTCAGGTTAGCGATGCATCCCTGAACTGGCTGCAAAACCAGCTCACCACCTCCCCTCTGCCCGGCTCAATATTGGGCAAGCTGACCTTCTTGGTGGCGGCATCCCTGCTCGCAGACAAGCGAGCTCGACAGTCAGCCATGAAGCGGCTTGAAATCGACATGATTAATATTAATCCTAATGACGCTGTCAACGCCTCATCTCTTGGCGGTGTCGAGTTGGCGACAAGTATTTGTCTCTCTAATCTGCTTCTGGCAACCAAGCGATCTGTCCTTGAAATAGGCGCCCAATATTAAGGCTCCAGCGACTGGCATATGATCATCAGGACGACGGCAAGTTATTGGACAAAGTTTATGGCGCCAAGTTCTTGGTCATGCACTGTGGCGCGTGCGAGCGGTATCAGAATATCCTGCCCGCCAGGGTGAATTCGCGAGCGAATATAGATATTATGACTAAAAATCATCAACTCGAGGGGCTGCACCAGTGCCCGCTGGGGATACCCGTTTTTATCAAAAAAATCGACCTTTAGCATGGCTTCTTGCCTTATTTTGCCCTGGAAATACTGCTCAATTTGATCAAAATTCTTGGGGAAAAGTATCTCAAATTTCTCTGTTTTTCGCTGCCAGCGGCGTATTTTCTGAAACCGGGTTTTCGATGCAAAAATATCAGGCTCTGTCTGCAGAAGGTGTATAAACGCGAGCGCCGTAGCGCGCGCATCGGCTAAGGCACGGTGCGCCTGCCCCGTATCAATGCCCAGCTCTTTCTTGATGGAGTCGAGCGAATGCGAGAGACGCTCGCTGCGCAGCTTTCGCGATAGCTGCAGATGGTCATAGTAGCTGCGGTTCAGCCAGGGTAATTTCGCGGCGGCAAATGACTGCTTGAGAAAAGACAGGTCGAAAGGCGCATTGTGAAACACCCAACTACCCTCGGGCATAAACTTCTGAAACGCCGCAAGACCATCTGCGAGGCTTACCGCCTTCTCTTCGAGCTCTGCAGCAGAAATCTGGTGAATGGCACGCGCCTTCGGGTCCATCTTGCGTTCGGGACGAATCAAGACCGAAAAGTCTTCGCGCAGGCCCTCGATCGTGAACGCAACCGCGCCGATCTCGATTATTTCGTGTTTATAGGGGTTAAGCCCCGTCGTTTCGAGGTCAATCGCGAGAAAGCGCATGTCGAGCGCCCACTGCTCTACAGGTGTCGAGCCGTCGCGAACCATGCGTCAGCTGCGGGTGTCGGGGTGTCGGGTCGATTGCAAAACAATTCGCAGGCGCATGCCCACAGGGCAGATCTAGCCCAATGATGCTATTACACGCCCAGAAACGGCCTGAGTCGCATTTTTAGAGCTTTTTATAGGGGGATTTATGGCTTTACTGACAGCTAGCGCGCCTGCTGGGTCTGCCTGCGGCGTTCTGGTAGCCCCCGTTGCCATGGCACACGGCTCGTCTGGCATCGCTCCGCGCGCTGATTGACCGAATGGCCGCCTTACCATAGGCTCGCCGGCCTTGACCGCAGCCAGGCCTTTGGACCAACATTCGGCAAGAAATACCGCCTCTGCTTCACCGTGTGTCGCACGCGGAGAGGCTATGGCGCTACCCATGGGCGCAGATGCACCCAGATCTAGGGCCTGTAGCCGCCAAGCCAGCCCATCAGGCGC
It encodes the following:
- a CDS encoding MFS transporter, which translates into the protein MSALVHAVVARPNLKVVYLIVFLDMLGFGVIIPVLRDLTAYLVQNGTSASWPPEVFMGVLMASYSGAQMLSAPFIGRLSDIYGRRPVFLFSAIGNLASYVIWILSSSYWVFLFGRIVSGITGGNIAIAQSILADNTSADERPRAMGLLGAAIGMGFVLGPFLGVVMIKIKHHINLDMPEINHFWFIGIVPLLLSVLPPIMIMFNRGDIWGRASGSDGCSALVAVVQSLARVGDRAIYVAHLLTQLSFVAFEVLFAWILQHQYGFDLKDTYYYFGAQGLILAIVQGGIYRRVEKRRPPEYWVRAGFLASAMGMLLLPWIGYMPATLIFGLTIKTVLLTMLIVFMTLALGFSAPSIQAYASLRAATTTQGQTMGNLQALASMARFVAPLVATSLYAAWLPLPFVFGGIACFVAWIVFRRQTSIQAG
- a CDS encoding 3'-5' exonuclease, whose amino-acid sequence is MVRDGSTPVEQWALDMRFLAIDLETTGLNPYKHEIIEIGAVAFTIEGLREDFSVLIRPERKMDPKARAIHQISAAELEEKAVSLADGLAAFQKFMPEGSWVFHNAPFDLSFLKQSFAAAKLPWLNRSYYDHLQLSRKLRSERLSHSLDSIKKELGIDTGQAHRALADARATALAFIHLLQTEPDIFASKTRFQKIRRWQRKTEKFEILFPKNFDQIEQYFQGKIRQEAMLKVDFFDKNGYPQRALVQPLELMIFSHNIYIRSRIHPGGQDILIPLARATVHDQELGAINFVQ